A region of Vitis vinifera cultivar Pinot Noir 40024 chromosome 13, ASM3070453v1 DNA encodes the following proteins:
- the LOC100264354 gene encoding uncharacterized protein LOC100264354, producing MARWDEILSLPVQNPPTLEFSSAEIVWSKVEGWRDNIDRVALIPFARVDDFVRGESANKDCPTRFHVEARRRRPPEMPYKPKVDGILEYILYWCSFGPDDHRKGGIVRPSRSTYVPKKKSAGRPNTKRGCTCHFIVKRLIAEPSVALIIYNQDKHVDKKGLPCHGPQDKKAAGTRAMFAPYISEDLRLRVLSLLHVGVSVETIMQRHSESVKRQGGPCNRDDLLTHRYVRRQERSIRRSTYELDTDDAISIRMWVESHQSHVFFYQDFSDSEPFTLGIQTEWQLQQMIRFGNRSLVASDSRFGSNKLKYPIHSLIVFNSDKKAIPVAWIISPIFSSGDAHKWMRALYNRVHTKDPTWKLAGFIVDDPLADVLTIREVFQCSVLICFWRVRHAWHKNLVKKCSGIEMRAEISRQLGQAVSKVCRGHATVGVFEDIMEDLVDSSDFMDYFKAIWYPRMGVWISALQTLPLASQETCAAMEFYHNQLKLRLLNEKEPSVYQRADWLIDKLGTKVHSYFWLDEYSGKDDFSRYWRDEWVSGLTSWRKALKIPDSDVVLERRFAKVIDQQDQDRAHIVWNPGSEYAICDCGWAEMGNLCEHVFKVISVCRNNGSSMSSISLFQYKQALINMLNCPPNDSLIRDHAVSLAVHVQIQLNTLVDPESSQTIVDVNKQQHNGVASADQQRDIVQESNCPKENVSSSRESGDSVGHEGPGGIGGVLGGDLIDKVASGEGYCGETAGDEIPCSDMDVDPSSICNPPSGLFSLDGLVSSDIFSENGERCLVDAELDMPENHPSEGDAFTIRNGFEDDDSDTPLLNMMDMEPHIHSQMVESPEECNMIHQNGDCSENAGPLIVSNTVDGNPQFSETFPPSISKPSPVEVHPVDMVETSGVTEDKERTDLEIERSLSKNLPLTDNAVPLNGVQDILANDADKVGSKISECPESSQNYLSKSGDGEQKQETLPVASETVS from the exons ATGGCCAGATGGGATGAGATTTTATCCCTCCCTGTGCAGAATCCTCCAACCTTGGAGTTCTCTTCTGCTGAAATTGTGTGGTCTAAGGTGGAAGGTTGGCGGGACAATATAGATAGAGTGGCTCTAATACCCTTTGCCAGAGTGGATGATTTTGTGAGGGGTGAATCTGCAAATAAAGACTGTCCAACAAGATTTCATGTTGAAGCAAGGAGGAGGCGGCCTCCAGAGATGCCTTACAAGCCAAAAGTTGATGGCATTTTGGAATACATTCT GTATTGGTGTTCCTTTGGCCCAGATGACCACCGGAAAGGTGGTATTGTACGACCCAGTAGGAGTACTTATGTCCCAAAGAAGAAATCTGCTGGTCGACCAAATACAAAGAGAGGGTGCACCTGCCACTTTATTGTGAAACGATTAATTGCTGAGCCATCAGTGGCACTTATAATATATAATCAAGATAAGCATGTGGATAAGAAAGGGTTGCCATGCCATGGCCCACAGGACAAGAAGGCTGCTGGAACACGTGCTATGTTTGCCCCATACATCTCTGAGGATCTCCGTCTCCGTGTCTTGTCTCTGCTACATGTCGGGGTTTCTGTGGAAACCATAATGCAAAGACACAGTGAATCAGTGAAGAGACAGGGAGGGCCGTGCAACCGTGATGACCTTCTAACCCACAGATATGTTAGAAGacaggagaggagcatcagacGTTCTACTTACGAATTGGACACAGATGATGCAATCAGCATCAGAATGTGGGTTGAAAGCCACCAGAGTCATGTTTTCTTCTATCAGGATTTCTCTGATTCTGAACCTTTTACTTTGGGTATTCAAACAGAGTGGCAGTTGCAACAGATGATTCGTTTTGGTAATCGCAGCCTAGTTGCTTCTGATTCTAGATTTGGATCAAACAAATTGAAG TATCCAATTCACAGTCTTATCGTGTTCAACTCAGACAAGAAGGCCATCCCAGTTGCTTGGATAATATCACCAATATTTTCCAGTGGGGATGCACACAAATGGATGAGGGCTCTTTACAATAGAGTTCATACAAAAGATCCAACATGGAAGCTGGCTGGATTCATAGTGGATGATCCTTTAGCTGATGTCCTCACAATCAG AGAAGTGTTTCAGTGCTCTGTATTGATATGCTTTTGGAGGGTTCGTCATGCATGGCATAAAAACTTGGTAAAGAAGTGTTCAGGAATTGAGATGCGTGCTGAGATATCGAGACAGCTTGGGCAGGCAGTTTCCAAAGTCTGCAGAGGACATGCGACAGTGGGTGTGTTTGAGGATATCATGGAAGATCTTGTTGATAGCTCTGATTTCATGGATTATTTCAAGGCGATCTGGTATCCTAGAATGG GGGTGTGGATCTCTGCACTGCAAACTCTTCCACTTGCCAGCCAGGAGACGTGTGCAGCAATGGAGTTCTACCACAACCAACTGAAGCTCAGGTTGTTAAATGAGAAGGAACCTAGTGTTTATCAGCGAGCTGATTGGTTGATTGATAAGTTGGGTACGAAAGTGCATTCCTACTTCTGGCTTGATGAATATTCAGGAAAGGATGATTTCTCACGATATTGGAGAGATGAGTGGGTGAGTGGTTTAACATCTTGGCGCAAAGCATTGAAGATTCCAGATTCTGATGTTGTCTTGGAAAGGAGATTTGCAAAGGTTATTGATCAGCAGGATCAGGATAGAGCGCATATTGTATGGAACCCTGGTTCTGAGTATGCAATTTGTGACTGCGGTTGGGCAGAAATGGGAAACCTGTGTGAACATGTGTTCAAAGTTATTAGCGTATGTCGCAATAATGGGTCTTCTATGTCATCTATCAGCCTATTTCAGTACAAGCAAGCTTTAATCAATATGCTAAACTGCCCACCCAATGATTCTTTGATTCGTGATCATGCTGTTTCTTTAGCAGTTCATGTGCAGATACAGTTAAATACGTTAGTTGATCCAGAAAGTAGCCAGACTATTGTAGATGTCAATAAGCAACAACACAATGGGGTAGCATCTGCTGATCAACAGAGGGATATAGTACAAGAAAGCAATTGTCCTAAGGAGAATGTATCATCTTCTAGGGAGAGTGGTGATAGTGTTGGACATGAGGGTCCTGGTGGTATTGGAGGTGTTTTGGGTGGTGATTTGATTGATAAGGTAGCTAGTGGAGAAGGCTATTGTGGTGAGACTGCTGGAGATGAAATTCCTTGTTCGGATATGGATGTTGATCCGTCATCCATCTGTAACCCGCCGTCTGGATTATTTTCTCTTGATGGACTGGTGTCTAGTGATATTTTCTCAGAGAATGGAGAGAGATGTTTGGTTGATGCAGAGCTAGATATGCCTGAGAACCATCCTTCTGAAGGTGATGCTTTTACAATTCGAAATGGGTTTGAAGATGATGATTCGGACACCCCTCTGCTAAACATGATGGATATGGAGCCACATATCCATTCGCAAATGGTGGAGTCTCCAGAGGAATGCAACATGATCCATCAAAATGGTGATTGCAGCGAGAATGCAGGGCCATTGATTGTTTCTAACACAGTGGATGGCAATCCTCAATTCAGTGAGACCTTCCCACCCTCAATATCCAAGCCTTCACCTGTTGAGGTACATCCAGTTGATATGGTTGAAACTTCAGGTGTCACAGAGGACAAAGAAAGGACAGATCTGGAAATCGAGAGAAGCCTGAGTAAGAACCTACCCTTGACTGATAATGCTGTTCCATTAAATggggttcaagatatcttagcAAATGATGCAGATAAAGTTGGCAGCAAAATATCTGAATGCCCAGAATCATCACAAAACTACTTGTCAAAGTCAGGTGATGGGGAACAAAAACAAGAGACACTGCCTGTAGCTAGTGAAACAGTTTCTTGA